The region agtccaaaatatcgtagaacagagtatcgaatatcctatgtatgaactttcacgtgacagggtcgacgttcgcggagctcctattccgctcagttgaggcgcttcgcgccttgacgcaatactaacctaaactattgaacatgaattaccaaaaatatttgattcGGTTacgttagaactgtgaccacaacaatgctaagctaaaaatgactagattatataaaataaaggcTATTAACAGAAAGgagtaataaataaagcagatttttatgtacgatattttaattttcgtcattcaaatatgttgacatttacaacttacatatattggctatcgatatttttactctatcgatattttaatcaatcgacatttcaatcttagatattttgaccataggtataacaactttcgatattgtgatacaatcgatattttaattttcgatattttatcgacattttaaccgtaggtattttaattttcgatattcaaatatgtaacctcaTAATATGTTTCAGCATAACTTTTCTACGGGTGCTCTAGGTGCTAGGGTAGGTTAGACTAGGTTCGAACTATGATCCCAACCAACATGAGTGGCCAAAATATATAACTATtaacaacattttaaataaataaataaaatataatcgtTTATTTCAGATCACAAAGAATCTATAGTTTTGTTAGCATACAATGACATCCTActtataggtacctatgctAGTGATGAATTTCACATTAATAagagaataaataaaatcttagaATTGACAATATGGATCAAAATTATCTGAAGACGTAGTAAaaatttgtgaaaataaaaattaggaaGAGTAATGATTATGATAGGTCCTTAGTAGAAAAGAAACTAGAATAAACAAATTTCTGTCAgcccgcagggctactacgaaactcgaagttcgtgtggtgcggtccctctgacacttatactatttaatacgagagcgaatgggacggaacgatacgaacttcgagtttcgagttttgtactTTCGGACTTCTAAACCAGCTCTAAACTGTAAATCTTCCGCAGCTAATCCCTTTTGTTTTGTATCTTCAGGTCCAGGGTCATTGAAACCAGCTGTCATCAAGCCGAAGAGCCTGAAGAGCCTCTATATCTCAGTCATGGGTCCCGGCAACGTCCTCAGGGCCAAATGGACGCCCTACGACTATTATCACGCAGCTGACATCGCCAAGCATCCAGAGTTTGACATGAACAAGAAAACTTTCATGTATGTGCCTGGATACCTGGATAGTACCACGGTGCCGCTGGGTAGAACTCTGGGGGAGATCTATAAGAAACTTGGCTACAACGTGCTGATATTGGACACTGTTGAGTTTACTGCCAGAGAATACCCTGTGtaagtattcatcatcatcatcatcatcaacatcatatcagccgtaggatggCTATATAGGCGAGTCCAACCATTGGGCATGCATAGGCGAGGCCTCTACCATCGTTTACCTAAGTATCACTttgaaaaaagaacgtttttagggttctgtactttAAAAGAATAAGAactataaagaaaatttttaacaaaaaagtaaaaccgactccaaaaaaataacaaaaaatggaaccgactacaaaacccttgaaaatatttttctaggtaagtaggtacgtactagctcgaagtcggtgactcagcacgagccagcaggagtgggacaattcacaatagtcgtttacctcacctacatactatgttgGTTTCAATCCcccctgctgggtcgtgctgagtcaccgacttcgagctagtacgtacctacttacctagaaaaatattttcaagggttttgtagtcggttccattttttgttatttttttatttttttggagtcggttttacttttttgttaaaaattttctttatttctcactttttagtgattcgtagccaaagaaaatctcacaacgattccattaagcccaaacacgacttagttacgttgttttataacagagttccgttgcctaccttctggcttcagcatcagatcagttcgaaagaatcattaacttaaagcttcttcttagtcgcttagaTAAgcttaggtaagtatattaatcatgataatttaaatttaacccgtgaaatacttgttattgatagtagtagttccgttggtcaaatctggtcttcatcatcagttccacttcaccaaattatgatttgcaagagcaaatgcacgagttactgctaaatatatccaaattaccataggtgtccctacaatatttgaagagttccctcgatttccttaagatccgatcatcagatcctaatttgctgcttatgggacctaattgaaagcattcctagacgaactcaaaaaaaaattcaaatcggttcataaatgacggagttctgaggtaacaaacattaaaaaaaaaaaaaacaacaaccgaattgataacctcctcctttttttgaagtcagttaaaaaataaaaaccggccaagagcttgtcgtacacgcccaggatagggctccgtagccattacgaaaaaatcaaataatatttttctaaggatttcgtattgtgtattgGGTGGGTAgatactgaatcttccaagtttaggtatatcttataccttaggctgctatttacttaaactactaataattctgaagcaatcttagccgctataattttccttgtaaatttgatatatttactaccattctgaattttttcaaatttttccacccaacagtttagatatatggttttaaaagacctatccaacgatactcaacaatatagggttagtcgagaaaaaaaaatcacccccactttacgtgtatgggaggtaccctaaaaaaaatatttattgtaccactgtcagcgtgactgatatgtatcatcatcatcatcatcatcataatcatcccagcctatatacgtcccactgctcaTTATAAAAGCATCTTGACTTGTGTCATATGAAATATGAGGTTTATAGTTCAGTTTTCATGCCTAGCTCTGTTCACTGAAATAGCATTTGTCATTATCAATGTCTGCTAAGAGATGGGGATCATTTGCAGCCCATTTGTGCAGTTGGAAACCAGCACGGCCAAGAAGAGTAATAAATTCATTGATTACTTACCTCGATAGCATCTTTGATCGACATATTGGCGCGATGCCTCAGCACTCAACAAGAATTtcattatcgaaaatacaaactgagacatggatgcacagaaaaaccagaaaaagagaccagcgctggaaatcgaacccaggtcctcagcaatccgtgctgcgtgctataacccctacaccaccgctggacaggaatctagacacgaatttttcctatgcatacatatctcaggttgcttatttctactacgctacttatgcagcagcactagtgacatctatgttccgctctcattcgctttgtttgtattttcgatatggtttcacgggatacccgtaaaagtaacaaatttggagttgaaataaaaaatacaaaaagactccaaaaaaccaatcataaaaatttcattgtaTAATCTAATAGACATTATGTCAATTTTGAATCATGTTCTgccattatttttgttttgagatttttaaatttattatttaatccaGCAATTATCTTGCTGGCACTTAAGCCTTCTCGAAGGTCACCAAAGTCACACTGCTTTCCCAAGTTgattactttttgaaaatattCTTCTAATCTAGTATCGCCCTGTTCAATAGTGAATAATTCATTTATCTGTATAATCAAGCTTCTTCTTGGTTGAAATAATTCTCGATTTTTTCGAGCACCTCCGCAACCGTTTCTTTCCAGTTGCAGTTAAAcgtacatattatatatattaataccTGGTTCACCGATGTAGTTTAATAGGATGCGTATTTTCCTCTTTTCAGAAGCCCCATCCAAGTCGTTTGCAGTGATGAAAATTGTTAGACGTTGCTTGAATAACTTGAAATTTTCCGCTAGGTTCCCTTCAAATTCCATGCCCCTTAGGGCGCCCATCGCACATGACATCATATTTATGTTGTTTAGGGTCAATTAATTACGTGgtagttattatttaaataagtagacGACGCAGCGTGTAATTAGTTCAGATAACCATTTTTATTGAGACCACAGATAATAACAATGTTGCCACCGAACAGTATTTTGGCGAACTTCCTATCTCTCTCGGGGGCCGTACGCGTACGAAATTAACCGAGTCGACGCAGATTTTGTTTTCAGAATCggtaaggaaaaaaaaatggcaaccGTTTTCTTTCGAAATTTTGGAGTTGAATTGCACTTGAGAAGTTGAATCATTGAGGAGCAAAAGATTATCGTATTATTTTGACGATATcgtcaaaatatatattttgtttgatttcaCACACGTTGCAACTGGTTTTTGTCTCTGAAGTactattatttcattatttcgcTCGATGAAAAATCCGCCGGCTCACGCACTCACTACATGAAGGAGCGTAGCCGTGTTTGCATGGAAAAGCGGCCCTTTCATCAAAcgttcactatttttttttaaataagagcCCTCATGACAAGTATTATTTCCTGTAAGTTTCAGCTAAAGGTTTCAAATAAAGGATATGGTGTACCTATAACGTTAATGATAAAGAGGTTGCAATGTGCATAATCTCTTTTGCGACTAAATTATCTTGTATGGGTACACCATAtcctttatttttccattttctAGTATGAAGTACCTACtggattattttgaaaaaaaaaattgtaggccTTTATCTGCAATTCCCTAACAAAAAACTGTTGGTGTCGCTCTTCTAGAAAGCAAGCAAAAAATACTGAAGTTTTATTTCCTACATTTatccaaggtttttttttaaaataaaatattatttaaagaatatgTGAGTCTCTATACATAAACTACTGTACTAAAAGATTACGTAGCTCGCATTAGCCaacgaggaaaaaaaaacatttttgtgaaaagttaaaaaatcatatctcagaaaataaaaaagataggaagctgaaacttacaggaaataatacttgtcatgagggctcttattaaaaaaactacagtgAACGTTTGGTGAAAGGGCCGCTTTTCCATGCAAACACGGCTATGCTTCTTGTTAATATTTATCGAAAACACTTAACgcgaacatttttatttatgtttcggCACCATTATGTTCGTTACATTAAAATATGAACACAtatgtttttttgttcatttttaatataatttttagtaCATAGCTGATTTACATGGTATGAAGGAAAAAGATGGCTGCTTGAACGAGCAAGCCTGAATGAATGAATCAAAATAAAGATTCGAATGTTCGGTTCGAATAATTATACGTGAGCaatattgaaatgttcaaaactctctagataaaaaatatccctaaCCACTTTTGATGACTGTAACAATAAGTCAGAGAGTGCATCAATAGTGGGTAGTGGCGGCCATAGTTTTAGTTCGTAAGCAAATAACGTTCCCCAAATCTTAAACCATAGCTTTCTATTTCAGAGCTGCACGTTTCATGCGTCCCATTGGTTTCCACGTGGCAGAGATGCTTGCCAACCTGACCAGTCTTGGACTGGATCCCAAGAAGCTCGAGCTGGTGGGCCTCAGTCTTGGAGGACAGACTATGAGCTTCTTAGCCAAGAGCTACCGTCAAATAACTGGCAGGAACATCTCCTCACTTACGGGGCTGGACCCGGCTGGACCTTGCTTTAGACATCTGGGACCTGGTAAGTTATTTACCTTAACCTGGTTCAAAACTTATCCCCTGAACCTGGTGAATTATCACCCGAGGGttatgttattaaaaatatttgtagatGACCAttgggaccgaaaagttctcgaatggagaccgcggattggcaagcgtagcgtaggatgtccaccaacgcgataaacggatgacctggttaaaaccaTGGGTTCTCAGGGGATGCAGGCCACAGAACCAAAACAACTGCTGGTCTATGGGGAAGGcgaatgtccaacagtggacgtcctacggctgataatgatgaaatgaaaatgaaaagatttattaagATTATGATTCATCAATCTTTataaatatctatctatattttataatcctaatgaagtttcGTAATATCTGTATTACGATATAATTAACAAACGGAACAAACAGAAAATATCATTGgattaaaactaacctaaataAAATATCCTTTAACCTACCATAAAATTCTTAGACCATAAGGCACGTATGTTTCCAATCACGTTAACAATCATCTTGTTTACAATGGTTCTTGATCCAGTTGCTAAAATGTACCAtgtggcatttttttttcagaccaaAGACTGGATCCCTCCGATGCCGACTTTGTCCTCACCGTTTCCACCAACGTGGACGGCTTTGGCATAGCCACCCCCGTCGGTCACGTCACCTTCTACGTCAACGGCGGTGAATACCAACCAGGAGACGTCTGGTGGTTACCATGCACCATAATATGCAGCCACGTTCGCTCCTACAACCTCTGGGTATCAGCTCTAAACAACCCTCATACCTTCGTTGGCATTAAATGCGATACAATCCAGCAAGCGAGGAACAACGATTGCTATGATAGAACCCCTACGGTCACTAATACCATGGACTTGTACACTGATAGAACTAAACCAGGGATATATTACTTGGCCACGCTTAATAGGTATCCCTACTTTTTGGGACAGGGGGGGATTGAAAGGAAGCATGAGGAGACTTTCAAGGAATTAGGATCTACTTATTAATGCTAAAGATGTATTGACTGCACGGTGAGGTTCTACGgtgtaaatatttcaagataTTGGAACTATGAACTTAAACTACCAGTTAGACCATAGGGTTTAACCTAGGGGTTGTCCTATGACAATGAGAGCTAAAGTGAAACTAATGAACCTTAAGGAAAGTAGAGTTAAATACACTTAAAATCATACAAACCAAGTAAAACATGAAGAAGAAGTCTCCAAGTATAGGAAAGCCTTTTCGGAAATGCTAACTAGTTCCTACAACGAAAATATCAATACGAAGCCATTACGATACAATTATGAAGGCAATTACCACGAGAGTTCCAAACACGAGAAAGGAATAAAACAACACAAGTTGTTATCGTAACGAACATTATCTCTTTTATAAAGGACATAATTACAAAAACACATTCCATTCTAATAGGACAATTCCGAGTTCTATATTTTGCTCTTTTCTAACTGTGTAAGTGTTGGTGTTTTGCATAATAAATCTTCATTTCATACAGTGCAAAGACTTTTTCTTGGGAAGAAACAAAATCACAATTTACAGTCCACGCTCCCAACAATCGccagccgctgccgcggcacactcgcttcgctcgctcggctcgtgcgttgtggtctcgcttcgctcgtcgtacctagatttatctttttttcggcatatcacgatgtgcctggtatagagctaggaatatcgacgaacgcattgctctaatcgatctgcagtattgtttctcaggcacatcgtgatatgcctggccaacgtttaggcgtaggaatttcgtgatatatggcggattttacgattggccgccgacacatacatACGTTCAAAAAACATAACCTTACTTCTGGCGGTCGGATAAAAACCCGGCGAAGgcaaattaaactttttcacacctctccttcagaaaagttacttttcctccctgacgagagggagcaaagtgcaacttttctgttcaaggcttttctgagtgagtgttttattgcaaatgccaatttttgaagtggataattgtaaagccacgctattttctatgctggttgttctttaaattattaaatattaatttagaatatttttttcaagtttctgaatgctcggtgtgaaaagcttgtatgagccactcgggagcaaaattattttcatcttgggcgttaacacttgaatcacTCATTGCGCTCAgaattctactttagaatccctcgctacgctcaggattctattgtagaatccttcgctacattctggattcaatatacgccctcgccgtaaatacaccattttgctcccttgtgacactaATAAGTATTTTGCATTCGTTTCGGAGCTACTTTTAGCAATTTgtgtacctaaataataataataataataaaatacttattaattaataaataaataataatggttatgattggttatttgggagtaattttttattttttatttcaagtccaattttgtcacttcacggtcatcccgtaaaaaaaaaagaaaaatgtaattacttattgtataattaatataagtaattatttcatcacacttgctcgtaaacagtgtcgtaacatgcaggctaccttagttgcaaccccccaaataaaaccctctaccttaatgtgcttcttatgaagcccgtggtcggtaaatgagtcattgcccgtactaattttcttgtcatgaagctcaAGGTTgataaatgagtttgttactgcatggtgtgccgctgctccgtgcgcgcgctgcacacgcacgccatgcacatgctgcggagggggaaggcagcggggagctggcgctgccaagaacgcaatcag is a window of Choristoneura fumiferana chromosome 8, NRCan_CFum_1, whole genome shotgun sequence DNA encoding:
- the LOC141430177 gene encoding pancreatic lipase-related protein 2-like isoform X2, with product MGLCYFKVGFLAAIFLVSVSAVNYDAAAEGYPVGFLTHCPGSLKPAVIKPKSLKSLYISVMGPGNVLRAKWTPYDYYHAADIAKHPEFDMNKKTFMYVPGYLDSTTVPLGRTLGEIYKKLGYNVLILDTVEFTAREYPVAARFMRPIGFHVAEMLANLTSLGLDPKKLELVGLSLGGQTMSFLAKSYRQITGRNISSLTGLDPAGPCFRHLGPDQRLDPSDADFVLTVSTNVDGFGIATPVGHVTFYVNGGEYQPGDVWWLPCTIICSHVRSYNLWVSALNNPHTFVGIKCDTIQQARNNDCYDRTPTVTNTMDLYTDRTKPGIYYLATLNRYPYFLGQGGIERKHEETFKELGSTY
- the LOC141430177 gene encoding pancreatic lipase-related protein 2-like isoform X4; translated protein: MGPGNVLRAKWTPYDYYHAADIAKHPEFDMNKKTFMYVPGYLDSTTVPLGRTLGEIYKKLGYNVLILDTVEFTAREYPVAARFMRPIGFHVAEMLANLTSLGLDPKKLELVGLSLGGQTMSFLAKSYRQITGRNISSLTGLDPAGPCFRHLGPDQRLDPSDADFVLTVSTNVDGFGIATPVGHVTFYVNGGEYQPGDVWWLPCTIICSHVRSYNLWVSALNNPHTFVGIKCDTIQQARNNDCYDRTPTVTNTMDLYTDRTKPGIYYLATLNRYPYFLGQGGIERKHEETFKELGSTY